GGTAAAAATTTCCCAGTGGGAACCATCATTCCTTTAGAAAATAGCCACGTTACAGAAACGTTGCTTTGGTAGGCGCGAATTCTATTTAAATGGCGGAAACTCAGCAAGTCATGCTTCAGGGCTGTATCTAAAAGTGTGGTTAAACGGTCTAAGTTGCGAATCAGGGAACCAAAACCCGTGAACACCAGGGGAGACTGGAGGGATGCAGCATCACCAATGGCAATCAATCGATCAAAGGCAATGGTGCGATCGCTACTTCCGACACTAAAATGTCCTGGTATATAGCCAAATGTCGGCTTTTTCCACACCAGTTTATCTAGATCACAGCGCCGATACTCTGGCAAAATAGCGAAAAAGTCCTCATACATTTCCAGCAAAGAACCAGGATTTGAGGCATTGACTTCGTGGTAATGAAACAAATAAACTGTCAGTTCTTCACCAAATCCGGGAAATAATTCCCAAATCAACTGCCTTCCCCTGGAAATATCTCCGTGACTGTACAGCACATCTCCATACTGGGAATCCCAAACCCCTGGCTCAAATCCCCCCTCAATCACAGCTCCCACCGTTGGGCATACACTATCAAAAGCACGACCACCATTTAATTGCCAAGCCACAGGGGAAGCTGTTCCCATAGCATCAATTAATAGTCGCCCAGTGACGCGCTGCTGATTTTTACTAGGTAAATGCTTGACTGTAATCGCCACTTGTGATTCGTCAATATCGGCACGGATAAACTCTGTTTCATCCCAGATGTCACCGCCAGCATCTCGGAGTTTTTGCCCGCACATTCGCAGACATTTTTCCGAGTCCAAGGCGATATTTAAGACCGTGGGTGTATGTAGAATAGGCGATCGCAATTTGACCGGATTGTTGCCATCAAAAAATTTATTGAATCCGTCTTTGTATTCCCGAACAATCAGAGTTTCTAACTCAGCATCTGTGAACAAACCCAGGTTAATTAAGCTTTGAAGTTCATCACGAGAAATATTCCATTCTCGATTCATCCGTCCAAAGGGCAAACGTTCCACTAGCAGCACTTTATATCCCAATCTAGCCATGACAGCGGCATGAATTACCCCTAAAGCGCCGCCGATGTAGATCAGGTCATAGATAGGAGATGAGGAGGATGGA
The Nodularia sp. LEGE 06071 genome window above contains:
- a CDS encoding NAD(P)/FAD-dependent oxidoreductase; protein product: MKEILYLEVPTPEIAIVLNWLQVEFDAGTGEKLLTPDGFRLTIPTKTTKAEATITENLPKELSVFVWSVQRSTYLKVFRWADQPVSQEAQILQRLSQEIRKQFPHKYPEPPVIDSQKSIFDELAPYYPLTVKYFQQMPNGEYDLNRAYWWEQRWREGVRNPRQPRQVIFSPSKGFGEGEEEGNIPSSSSPIYDLIYIGGALGVIHAAVMARLGYKVLLVERLPFGRMNREWNISRDELQSLINLGLFTDAELETLIVREYKDGFNKFFDGNNPVKLRSPILHTPTVLNIALDSEKCLRMCGQKLRDAGGDIWDETEFIRADIDESQVAITVKHLPSKNQQRVTGRLLIDAMGTASPVAWQLNGGRAFDSVCPTVGAVIEGGFEPGVWDSQYGDVLYSHGDISRGRQLIWELFPGFGEELTVYLFHYHEVNASNPGSLLEMYEDFFAILPEYRRCDLDKLVWKKPTFGYIPGHFSVGSSDRTIAFDRLIAIGDAASLQSPLVFTGFGSLIRNLDRLTTLLDTALKHDLLSFRHLNRIRAYQSNVSVTWLFSKGMMVPTGKFLPPQRINSMLNTFFGLLADEPPEVADNFIKDRCDWLTFNRLALKAARKNPALLLWIWQLAGFRDLVRWLGNYLNFGLHSFVSALLSGWFPPLLVRSQSWLEPRYPALWLRLLVIKYAIAAGKVRSDKSPPGIPETALARSPNHSAQVNPEAKILN